The following are encoded together in the Triticum dicoccoides isolate Atlit2015 ecotype Zavitan chromosome 6B, WEW_v2.0, whole genome shotgun sequence genome:
- the LOC119326513 gene encoding WD repeat-containing protein RUP2-like, protein MTNPCSPSSPSSSSPTSAHHRRYEEPAAAAAPYVGNGGRVDHGISFPAAVDDVEGAELSPPRCEWEFRLAATVPSPSLAGASEAIGSVDFDPAGRLLATGGIARKVRIYDVAGLPSSPSPAACICVPAKLSSVRWRPEEGGRRAVGCGDYDGVVTEYDVERGVAAWERDEHAGRRVWALDYAPRGAQTSMAASGSDDRTAHVWDPRAPSGSWATARAGGAVLCVEFDPSGGPQLAVGSADRRAAVYDVRALGHGEVASMDGHARAVTYVRWAPARRVVTSAADGTHRLWEWPSTPELSGPAREVRSYSGHVSGRSFVGMGLWRGAGLVASGSESNHVFVYDLRWGKPVWVHPFDVASDSSPDAEGFVSAVTWLQGDADCGGALVAGRSDGVLKMFTCQPRRGDDHQVDEL, encoded by the coding sequence ATGACCAACCCCTGCTCCccgtcttctccttcctcctcttctcccacctcCGCACACCATCGCCGGTACGAAgaacctgcggcggcggcggcgccatacGTGGGCAACGGCGGCCGGGTCGACCACGGCATTTCGTTTCCGGCGGCCGTAGACGACGTCGAGGGCGCCGAGCTGTCGCCCCCGCGGTGCGAATGGGAGTTCCGGCTCGCGGCCACCGTGCCGTCCCCGTCGCTGGCCGGCGCGTCCGAGGCCATCGGCAGCGTCGACTTCGACCCCGCCGGCCGCCTCCTCGCCACGGGCGGCATCGCGCGCAAGGTCCGGATATACGACGTCGCCGGCCTGCCGTCCTCGCCTAGCCCCGCCGCCTGCATCTGCGTGCCGGCCAAGCTCAGCAGCGTGCGGTGGCGTCCCGAGGAGGGGGGCAGGCGCGCGGTGGGGTGCGGCGACTACGACGGCGTCGTGACGGAGTACGACGTGGAGCGCGGCGTCGCGGCGTGGGAGCGCGACGAGCACGCCGGGAGGCGGGTGTGGGCGCTGGACTACGCGCCCCGCGGCGCGCAAACGTCCATGGCGGCGTCCGGCTCGGACGACCGGACGGCGCACGTTTGGGACCCGCGCGCGCCCTCGGGGTCCTGGGCCACGGCGCGGGCCGGCGGCGCCGTGCTGTGCGTGGAGTTCGACCCGTCCGGCGGGCCGCAGCTGGCGGTGGGCTCGGCGGACCGGCGCGCGGCCGTGTACGACGTGCGCGCGCTGGGCCACGGCGAGGTCGCGTCCATGGACGGGCACGCACGCGCCGTGACGTACGTGCGGTGGGCGCCGGCGCGGCGGGTGGTGACGTCGGCCGCCGACGGGACGCACCGGCTGTGGGAGTGGCCGTCGACGCCGGAGCTGTCGGGCCCGGCGCGGGAGGTGCGGTCGTACAGCGGCCACGTCAGCGGGCGGAGCTTCGTGGGGATGGGGCTGTGGCGCGGCGCCGGGCTGGTGGCCAGCGGGTCTGAGTCCAACCACGTCTTCGTCTACGACCTCAGGTGGGGCAAGCCTGTCTGGGTGCACCCCTTCGACGTCGCCTCCGACAGCTCCCCCGACGCCGAAGGGTTCGTTAGCGCCGTGACGTGGCTGCAGGGCGACGCCGACTGCGGTGGGGCGCTCGTCGCCGGCAGGTCGGACGGCGTGCTGAAGATGTTCACGTGCCAACCACGCCGGGGAGATGACCACCAAGTGGACGAGCTATAG